The DNA sequence ACGAGGTCGCCGACGAGGCGGAGTTGCGCGCGGTCATCGCCGCCGACCCGTACACGCACGCCGGCGTCGCGAAGGAGACGCGCGTGCACGAGTGGCAGACGGTGCTGGGTGCCTGGCTCTAGCCCTTCTTCGCCGAGGTCCGAGCGGAGGTGGCGGCCGCGGTACCGCCCGGCCCGACCAGACCGGACAGGTCGTTGGCCGCCATCTCGCGGTCGGCGGCGGGCACCGACTTCGGCGCCTGCCGGTCGACCACCTTGGGCGTGAACGCGCGGAACAGCTTCAGGCCGCCGACCCAGCCGGGCACGTGCACGGCCTTCGACCGCCGCGTGATCGCCCGGACCACGGCCTTGCCCACGTCCGACACCGGGTACTTCTTGCCCGCCAGACCCGGCATGCCGCTGCGCAGCGGCCCGAACACCGGGTGCTCGTCGGCGCTGTTCACCATGTCCGTGGAGATCCACGAGAAGTACGCCACGCCCACGTCCACGCCCAGGTGCCGCACCTCGGCCCGCAGGCTGTCGGCGAACGCCTCGCAGCCCGCCTTCGCCGCGGAGTACGCCCCGTTGCCCGGGATGTGCACGATCGCCGCCAACGACGACACGACCAGGCAGTAGCCCCGGCTCGCGATCAGGTGCGGCAGGCAGGTGCGGACCGTGCGCCACACCCCGAGCAGGTTCACCTCGATGACCCGCTCGAACGCGGCCGGGTCCATCGACCGGATGAACCCGGTGGCCGCGATGCCCGCGTTCGCCACCACCACGTCGATGCCGCCGTAGTGGTCGACCACGCCGTTCACCGCGGTCTCCAGCGCCTCCCAGTCGGTGACGTCGGCCTCCCACGCCCTGCCGCCGCACTGCTCGGCCACCTGCCGCAGCTGCTCGCCCTCCAGGCCGACCAGCGCGAGCTTCGCGCCCTTCGCGGCCAACCGCCGCGCCACCTCCGCGCCGATGCCCCTGGCCGCGCCAGTGATCAGGACAACCTTGCCCGCAACGTCCACGGTGACCTCCTCAGCGAGTACCAGCCAGGGAAGCCACCGTAACGCAACTTACCGCCAGTAAGCTACTGGAGAGTTAAACGGCGCTGGCCTCGGTCAGCGCCGCCACCTCGTCCGCCTCCAGCTCCAGGTGCAGGGCCGGGAGCAGGTCCGCGAGCTGCTCCGTCGTGCGGGCCGACGCGATGGGCGCGGCCACCGTCGGCTGCTCGGCCAGCCACGCCAGGGCGACCGCCGCCTGGGTGGTGCCGTGGTTCCCGGCGACCTCGTCCAACGCCGCGAGGATGCGCAGCCCGCGTTCGTCGAGGTACTTCGAGGCGGCCGCGGCCCGCGCGCTCTCCACCGTGACGCCCGGCCGGTACTTGCCGGTCAGGAAGCCCTTCGCCAGGCCCCAGTACGGCGCGGACGACAGCCCGTGGTCGGCCACCGCGCGCGACAGCTCACCCTCGTAGGAGCGGTCCACCAGGTTGTACGCCTGCTGGAGCGCCACGAACTTCGCGAAGCCCTCGCGCTCGGACACGGCCAGCGCGGACGTGAGCCGCTCGGCGGTGTAGTTGGACGCGGCGACGTGGCGGACCTTGCCGCTGCGGATCAGCCGGTCGAACGCGGCCAGCGTCTCCTCCTGCGGCGTGCCCGGGTCGTCCTGGTGCGCGTAGTACAGGTCGATGTGGTCCACGCCGAGGCGGCGCAGCGAGTCCTCCGCGGCGCGCTCGACCGTGTCGGCCTTGAGGTCGTCCAAGCCGCGCAGCATGCCGACCTTGGTCGCGACGACGATCGAGTCCCGGTCACCGCGGCGGCGCAGCCACCTGCCGATGATCGTCTCCGACTCGCCGCCGACGTGGCCCTCGGCCCACGCCGAGTACGCGTCCGCGGTGTCCACGAACGTGCCGCCGGCCGCCGCGAACGCGTCCAGCACGGCGAACGAGGTCTCCTCGTCGGCCGTCCAGCCGAACACGTTGCCACCCAGGCACAGGCGCGACACGTCGAGGTCGCTGGTTCCGAGTTTCGTCATGTCGCGAAGCTAAGCCGGGTGGTCCGGTCGTGCCGAATGGCGCAGCCAGGACTAAATCCCGGGACGGCGCGGTTGCCAGTCGACGGAGTCTAGTTCGCGGGGAGACGAAATGACGGTCGAGTTGGGCAGGTACGGCGTGTGGGACCGGGCCGCGCGCTGGGTGGGCCGCGGGTCGGACGCCGCGGAGCTGGAGGAGCTCGGCTACGGCGCGCTGTGGCTGGGCGGATCGCCCGACGGCAGCGTCCTGACCACGGCCTCCGAGCTGCTCGACGCCACGGAGAAGATCGCCGTGGCCACCGCCGCGGTGAACGTCTGGACGACACCCGCAGGCGAGGTCAACGACGGCTACCGGGCGCTGGCGTGGACCGACCGGTTCCTGGTCGGCATCGGCACCGGCCATGGCGAGCCGGCGGGTGAGGTGCGTCACAGCCCTTACCAGAAGCTGATCCACTACCTGGACGAGCTGGACGTGCCGCGCGACCGCCTCGCGCTGGCCGCGCTCGGACCGCGGCTGCTCCGGCTCGCCGCCGCGCGCACCAGCGTCGCCCACCCCTACATGGTGACGCCCGACTGCACGGCGCGGGCGCGGGAGACCGTCGGCGCCGGCGTCCTGCTCGCCCCGGGGCAGCACGTGGTGCTGGAGAGCGACCCGTCACGAGC is a window from the Saccharothrix saharensis genome containing:
- a CDS encoding SDR family oxidoreductase; the protein is MDVAGKVVLITGAARGIGAEVARRLAAKGAKLALVGLEGEQLRQVAEQCGGRAWEADVTDWEALETAVNGVVDHYGGIDVVVANAGIAATGFIRSMDPAAFERVIEVNLLGVWRTVRTCLPHLIASRGYCLVVSSLAAIVHIPGNGAYSAAKAGCEAFADSLRAEVRHLGVDVGVAYFSWISTDMVNSADEHPVFGPLRSGMPGLAGKKYPVSDVGKAVVRAITRRSKAVHVPGWVGGLKLFRAFTPKVVDRQAPKSVPAADREMAANDLSGLVGPGGTAAATSARTSAKKG
- a CDS encoding TIGR03620 family F420-dependent LLM class oxidoreductase — its product is MTVELGRYGVWDRAARWVGRGSDAAELEELGYGALWLGGSPDGSVLTTASELLDATEKIAVATAAVNVWTTPAGEVNDGYRALAWTDRFLVGIGTGHGEPAGEVRHSPYQKLIHYLDELDVPRDRLALAALGPRLLRLAAARTSVAHPYMVTPDCTARARETVGAGVLLAPGQHVVLESDPSRARDLGREALAEYLARADHTPDWLRDGFTEEDLAGGGSDRLVDALVAWGGVERVAARLREHHEAGADHVAVRVVGASDARRALRDIAAALAD
- a CDS encoding aldo/keto reductase: MTKLGTSDLDVSRLCLGGNVFGWTADEETSFAVLDAFAAAGGTFVDTADAYSAWAEGHVGGESETIIGRWLRRRGDRDSIVVATKVGMLRGLDDLKADTVERAAEDSLRRLGVDHIDLYYAHQDDPGTPQEETLAAFDRLIRSGKVRHVAASNYTAERLTSALAVSEREGFAKFVALQQAYNLVDRSYEGELSRAVADHGLSSAPYWGLAKGFLTGKYRPGVTVESARAAAASKYLDERGLRILAALDEVAGNHGTTQAAVALAWLAEQPTVAAPIASARTTEQLADLLPALHLELEADEVAALTEASAV